The genomic DNA GGGTGGTGTTTACCGCAGGAGCAGCTTACAAAGCCGCAAAAATAATCAAGAATCCCCAGGTATCCCTCATAGACAAGGCTGCTGCCGCAAGCTCGGCCTTTTTCACAGGCCTCACTGCCGCGGCATCACTTATCCCGGGAGCGGGCCTGCCCCTGTCCCTTGCCGGGATCGCAGGCCTGGTGGGCACTTCTCTCGGCCGCTGGGTGGCTCACAAGGTTTCCGACAGCTGAGACGCACATCCTATAAAAGAAGCAGTTGACTCATGGCAACAGATTCAATCATTATCAGGGGTGCCAGGGAGCATAATCTTAAAAACATCGACCTGGAGCTTCCCCGCAACAGGCTTATTGTCATAACCGGCATCTCAGGCTCAGGGAAATCGACGCTGGCTTTTGATACCATCTATGCCGAAGGGCAGCGCAGATACGTCGAATCGCTCTCTGCCTATGCAAGGCAGTTTCTGGGGCGCATGGACAAGCCTGACGTGGACTATATAGAGGGCCTTTCTCCTGCCATCTCAATCGATCAGAAAGGAGCAAGCAGGAATCCCCGCTCCACAGTGGGAACCGTCACCGAGATTTATGATTACCTGAGGCTTCTTTATGCGAGGATTGGCGTTCCTCACTGCCCTCAGTGCGGGCGGGAAATCTCCGTCATGACGGTGCAGCAGATTGTGGACAGGGTCATGCTCATCCCCCCCGGCACCAGGTTCATGATCCTCTCGCCCCTTGTGAGGGGCCGCAAAGGCGAATATCACAAGCTTATTGCCGGTATAGCGGGGAAAGGGTTCACAAGGGTCCGTGTTGACGGGAGCCTTTACGAGGTCAATGAGGAGATTGACCTGGACAAGAACAGGAAGCACACCATAGAAGTGGTCGTGGACAGGCTTGTGATGAAGGACGGCGTCAAAGGGCGCCTGGCTGAGTCCGTGGAAGCATCCCTCGCTCTCTCTGAAGGACTTGTGATAGTGCAGCTCTCCGATGGCGATGAGTGGCTCTTTTCGGAAAAGCTCTCGTGCCCTCAGTGCGAGATTTCCCTCGAGGATCTCCAGCCCCGCCTGTTTTCCTTCAATTCTCCATACGGCGCCTGCCCTGAGTGCTCGGGAATAGGCACGCGCCTTGAGCTTGACCCCGATATGCTTGTTCCGGACAGGAGCAGGAGCATAGAGGAAGGGGCTATTGTGCCGTGGGGCAAGCCGGTGCGCAGCTTCAGGCATATGCCCAGGGAGAGCTGGTTCTGGGAGCGCTTTTACGAGGCTGCAGGCCGCGAGGGGATTCGCTTTGAGGTGCCCTTTGCCAGGCTTTCCCCGGAGCAGCAGCAGTTCGTGTTCTACGGGACAGGAGGCCGCACGGGCCACAACGGCCATTTCGAAGGGGCGATTCCCAACCTACGCAGGCGCTATCTTGAGACAGAATCTGAATACATCAGGTCCACAATAGAAAAATACATGGCAAGGACCCCCTGTCCCGCGTGCAGGGGAAGCAGGCTCAAGCGTGAGGCCATGGCGGTGACTGTCGGAGGAAAGAATATCGCCTCTCTCACAGAGTTTACCGTGAAAGAGGCAAAGCATTTCTTTGCGTCTCTGGTGCTCTCCCCGAGGGAGGAGGTCATTGCAAGGCAGATTTTCAAGGAAATCAAGGCCCGCCTCTCTTTTCTCTCTGACGTGGGCCTCGAATACCTCACCATAAACAGAGGCGCCGCGACGCTCGCAGGCGGCGAAGCGCAGCGGATAAGGCTCGCCACACAGATAGGCTCAAGCCTTGTAGGGGTCCTTTATGTCCTCGATGAGCCGAGCATCGGCCTTCACCAGAGGGACAACAGGAAGCTGCTCTCTACCCTCAAGGCCCTCAGGGATCTTGGGAACACGGTGATTGTCGTCGAGCATGACGACGAAACGATACGCTCGGCTGACTTTGTCGTGGACATCGGCCCCGGGGCGGGAGTCCATGGAGGTGAAATTGTGGTGACAGGGTCCCCGGGCCATGTGATGAAAGCCCCGGGGTCATTGACGGGACGCTATCTCTCAGGGGACCTCATGATTCCTATGCCGGCTTCAAGGCGCCAGCCTGACCACAGGGTTCTTGCCATCAGGGGAGCGAGGGAGCACAATCTGAAAAATATTGATGTGACGATTCCCCTGGGGCTTTTTGTCTGCGTCACCGGCGTCTCCGGCTCGGGAAAGAGCACCCTTGTCGATGAGATTCTCTACCGGAGGCTTGCCCAGGAATTCCACGGGAGCAGCGAGAAGCCCGGCCTGCACGAGAGCCTCGGCGGCACCGAGTTTGTAGACAAGGTAATCATCATTGATCAGTCGCCCATCGGCAGAACGCCGCGGTCGAACCCGGCCACCTACACCAATGCCTTCACGCCTATCAGGGAGCTTTTCTCGGAGACCAAGGACGCCCGCATGCGGGGATATCTCCCCGGCCGCTTCAGCTTCAATGTCAAGGGCGGACGCTGCGAGTCATGCGAAGGCGACGGGATTATCAAGATAGAGATGCATTTCCTCCCTGATGTGTACGTGCCCTGCGAGGTGTGCAAGGGAAAGCGCTATAACAGGGAGACCCTGGAGGTGCGGTTCAAGGGAAAGAACATTGCCGATGTGCTTGAGATGACCGTGGAAGAGGCCCATGAGTACTTCATCAATATTCCCCGCATCAGGAAAAAGCTCGAGACGCTTCGCGACGTGGGACTGGGCTATATAGGCCTGGGGCAGGCGGCGACTACACTCTCAGGCGGAGAGGCCCAGCGGATCAAGCTCGCCTCCGAGCTTTCCAGGAAAGCGACAGGAAAGACCCTTTACATACTTGACGAGCCCACTACAGGCCTACACTTCCATGACGTGGCGAAGCTTCTTGAGGTGCTCTCAAGGCTTGTGGACACGGGAAACACCGTGATTGTCATAGAGCATAACCTCGAGGTTATCAAGTGCGCCGATCATATCATCGACCTCGGCCCCGAGGGAGGCGATGCAGGCGGCTTTGTCGTGGCAAGCGGCACTCCCGAGGAGGTGGCCGGGATGGAATCATCCCATACAGGGAGCTATCTCAGGAAGT from Candidatus Eremiobacterota bacterium includes the following:
- the uvrA gene encoding excinuclease ABC subunit UvrA, yielding MATDSIIIRGAREHNLKNIDLELPRNRLIVITGISGSGKSTLAFDTIYAEGQRRYVESLSAYARQFLGRMDKPDVDYIEGLSPAISIDQKGASRNPRSTVGTVTEIYDYLRLLYARIGVPHCPQCGREISVMTVQQIVDRVMLIPPGTRFMILSPLVRGRKGEYHKLIAGIAGKGFTRVRVDGSLYEVNEEIDLDKNRKHTIEVVVDRLVMKDGVKGRLAESVEASLALSEGLVIVQLSDGDEWLFSEKLSCPQCEISLEDLQPRLFSFNSPYGACPECSGIGTRLELDPDMLVPDRSRSIEEGAIVPWGKPVRSFRHMPRESWFWERFYEAAGREGIRFEVPFARLSPEQQQFVFYGTGGRTGHNGHFEGAIPNLRRRYLETESEYIRSTIEKYMARTPCPACRGSRLKREAMAVTVGGKNIASLTEFTVKEAKHFFASLVLSPREEVIARQIFKEIKARLSFLSDVGLEYLTINRGAATLAGGEAQRIRLATQIGSSLVGVLYVLDEPSIGLHQRDNRKLLSTLKALRDLGNTVIVVEHDDETIRSADFVVDIGPGAGVHGGEIVVTGSPGHVMKAPGSLTGRYLSGDLMIPMPASRRQPDHRVLAIRGAREHNLKNIDVTIPLGLFVCVTGVSGSGKSTLVDEILYRRLAQEFHGSSEKPGLHESLGGTEFVDKVIIIDQSPIGRTPRSNPATYTNAFTPIRELFSETKDARMRGYLPGRFSFNVKGGRCESCEGDGIIKIEMHFLPDVYVPCEVCKGKRYNRETLEVRFKGKNIADVLEMTVEEAHEYFINIPRIRKKLETLRDVGLGYIGLGQAATTLSGGEAQRIKLASELSRKATGKTLYILDEPTTGLHFHDVAKLLEVLSRLVDTGNTVIVIEHNLEVIKCADHIIDLGPEGGDAGGFVVASGTPEEVAGMESSHTGSYLRKYLEKAALPS